The nucleotide sequence GTAAGGCAGCTGTATATGAGAGTAATCACCATCCCCTTTTGGAGTTTCTGCCACGATGAGTAAAGATTCCAGATTCAGGATAACGACTCCAAGTGATTAAGTATGTAAACAACTGCTTGAAATCTTTTTACTGTTATGTTGTAAGGTGTAATCAGGTCAGggaaacctttagccctccagatgttgctgaatgataaCTCTGTAAtcttccctggctattggccaagcttgctgtggttgatgggagttgtagttcagcaacatctggagagccaaggcTTCCTCACCCCCGAGATCATTAAAACCCTTGCTTGGAGAGAAATGGTGAATGTCCTGGTGGATGGATACAAAAGAGAGGAGGAAATCGAGAacacctcaggctgaaaaagctgGAGGCATGCTTTATTATATAGCAGGGAGGAACAACTTTTTTTCTTGTCAAGGCCTGTGTTTCGTTAGATGTAATATGTCAGAGGGCTGCATGTCCTCTGTAGGCAGGGGTGGGGCCAGAGTCAACTCAATGGGGGGGGAACACTCCTTTTTTTCTGCTCTTCCTTCCTAGCAAGCTGCCAGGGGAAAGGCTGATCACTCTTGCCAGAAGTTCGAGTACTTGCAGAGGGCTTCTGAAAGCATGCTCTGAATAGTTGCAGGGTATGGCCTAAGGCAGAGTTCATCAACCTtgggcctctagatgttgctggactttgttatgtgccttcaagtcgattataacttatgaccctatgaatcagtgacctccaatagcatctgtcatgaaccaccctgctcagatcttgtaagttcaggtctgtggcttcgtttatggaatcaatccatctcgtttggccttcttctttttctactgtttttcccagcattgtcttttctagtgaatcatgtcttctcattatgtgtccaaagtatgatgatctcagtttcatcattttagcttctagtgatagttctggtttaatttgttctaacacccagttatttgtcttctttgcaaagctctcctccagaaccacatttcaaatgagttgatttttctcttatctgcctttttcgctgtccaactttcacatccatacatagaggtcgggaatgtcatggtctgaatgatcctgaatttcTGTTATCCCCGACAGTTGGCtaaaatggccagggatgatgggagttgtagtccaacatcatctggagatccaaggttgaagaacagtagcTTGTAAGACACAAGGATAATGAGGCTAAGCAAGtgatatgccaccttgagtttcatGGTGGAAAGAAAGGATATTGATAtaacacaattaaaatcaattgcaggattttttttaaaaaaaattaaacccagTCCTTGGGCTGCTGGTCGCCAAACTCTGCTTTATAGCCAACACAGGCCGTTGCCCTGTGTTAGATATTCGgcaggggaaaatgttttgcCTGGATACTGTTTTCGTCCTGCTTATATTCTTCCAGTACCTAGATCAggtgtggagaatctgtggttcttgacactgctgaactacaactcttatcagcccctGCAAATATGACCAATGGCCAACGATGATGCAAgttatagttattattattatttattacacttatataccgcccgactagcaaaagctctctgggcggtgaacaacagagaatatagtaaaatacacatataatacaataagaacataagaagagcctgctggatcaggccagtggcccatctagtccagcatcctgttcttacagtggccaaccaggtgaacaatgtaaattgttttaattgattttaatactgtttttttaaattgctgtaacatgTCCAGGAACCTTACAGTAaggagcaggtaagaaatctaatataaATATAATCATTTAAATTAGAATGCAGAAAGAGCTTGGTGAAATAGTATCATCTGCCCCAAAGGGCTTCTGCTGATGAAAGCACCAAATGTAAGAAAAATGCCCCTTGGAAACAACCATCAAGCCCATGAGCCTCACAGAGCTAACAGAAGTGAATGATTGGCAATGCAATATATTATGCAAGAAACCAAACATATTAGTTAACCTTGCCCTCAGCAGGAATGCGATTCCCCACCCTCCCTTGGAACAGCCTTGCCTTACAATGCAGCATCATACTCTACCCTTGGAAGCGGTCCCAGATCTCAAAAGGTACACAGCGTGGAGAAGGGGGTTGACACAgatgatgctgttttggctacagaaGGATCTCTATACTGAGAATGACTTTGTTAGTAGTATCGAGGATGGAGATGATGTAGAGAAATGCGGAATATTTCAGTTTACCACTTTTCATTATGAATAAAATTGTGCGGTCAGATTTGAGCCTCCAGGCCCAGTTTTACGAACAAACCCAAAGATATTAGCATTCCATACTTTGAAATCAACTTTCATGACACAGGCAAaaagcagtatttttttttttttaaaaattacacaacATTCGTTTCTAAATCCAATATACCTTTTTATAAAAATACTTTGTTAGCATTGGGAtacagaacttttttaaaaactacaataaAAGCATATAAGCATTTTGTAAATGTTTGAGGCACTGAGTTCCAATTTAAGGCTAAGATCTTGCATTGCTAGGTAAACCCAggataaaacaacaaaaaacccacccCAAAACCCAAAAAGTCACCCTACAGAAGACTAATATTCAGATCTGAGAGGCAGTTGATCCACTGCCTAACTGCCATCTTGACAGGAACCttttccaaaacatttttttccactACCCAAGGAGGCCTCTGAATCAAGACTGCTTTGGAATGACGAAGAACCGACATGATGGAAGAACAACCAAGTGGATGGGCAATTAATCCTGACTGCTTGCTGAAGAAAAAATACTTGGAGACGCTGTCCTTCAAGAAATATATCTAGATGGATGGGGGGAAGTGCTCCAAActgctttccttttaaaatagcTTTTGCTTCTGAACCAAAGCTAAAAATCCTGTACTTTAAAAATCGCTTTAACAGAATCTCCGTAGTAAAAATGGCAACAAAGTGAACCAAGCCGTGTTCTCTTTGGTTGAAACACGACAGTACTGACAAATCCATCAACATCAGTATTTTAACTGTGAGGCCTGCTATGCTTTTAACAGCATCAGAATTCCAACCAgctgtggctggtgcccactgggaatgGGAGACCAGGAGCAGGTAGAGcaagtgacaggcagagccaccccaaCGGGTTGTAAGTAAAGATGGCAGGGAGGTGGGAACTGGTTAAGGGCAGACTTGAAGTTggcagggcagtgccccactcaTCCTAATGGACTTGCCTCCATTGATTCCCACAGAAGCAGCTTTCCTACAGAGGGGAACATTTTGTCTATTGACCAACCTGCCTGCTACGCAGTTGTTAAACATAGCCTATCCAGGTGTGTGTGACAACCCTACCTAGATTCCATCAATTATCAGCAACTCTCATTGTTCTTCCTAGACCAGGCGACAAAACTCTTTGGGCCTAACGCATCCCTTTAATCCTCTACAGCCGGCACCAGGAATCCATGCCCATCTAAGAGAGAAGCTGAAATCcgccaacagctggagggccacaagtccaccacccctgctttacagaCCTCCCTCCAAGTAACTTGGGATATAATTCAGCCATCTTGAGTTCCAGCTTCTCCCATCCAGGATTCCAACCTACTGGACTCCATATCTTGACCTGGGAACGCTGTATACAACTCTTTTAGTGAGTCGTAACAGAGTGGGCATGCTGGAAGCCAGAACTCTTTGAGTTCTACTTACAGACCACTAAATTCTGAGTGCATAAAAGCGAAAGGAGATAAGAACACATTGCATAATGCAGTGCTTAGCATGGGAGAGTGTGAGATACCAGACTGCAAGGCCCCAGAATGCCAGGATGCCCTCTTCCATTAAAATTGGGACCATCTTCACATCCATTCAGTTCTCCTGGTGGACTGAGGGGCCATTCTGAGCCAACAGGTCACCATAGGCCGCCTCTTCACGGGAGAAGATCTGGAACTTCTTATCCAGCTGGGCTCGGAGGTAGAGATAGTCTTGCTGGTCGAGGCTGTGGGCACAGGTAAGGTAGGCCGTGAAGAGCAAGGCAAGCAGCAGGCGGTCAAGGGAGAGGCAGGGAACGGCCCAGACGATGAGGAGAAACTCCAGGTACACTGGGTGGCGGAGGTGGGAGTAGAGGCGGACAGCACGTGAGGACTTCACTGCCAAAGGGTCCCCCATGCCTAGACAGTGGTAATAAACCTAGAGAAGAAGAGTGGATTAGAAAAATGTCTGTTCGCATTGCAGATGCATCACATTTTGAGAAGAGAACACAATTTTAGACCTGGGCACGCACTAGGGCTAcatgtgcactatacatttaagacactcttgtactactttaacagtcatggcttctcctcaaagaatgctgggaaatgttaaggatgctgaaagttgttaggagaccccctgttcccctcacagagctacaattcccacactgttaaaccattctgggaattgtagctctctgaggagaataggagtctcctaacaattctccaCACACGcctcacaaactacagtttccaatggggggggagtcatgactgtttaaagtggtataacaatgctttaaatgtatggtatggatgagGCCTAGGACTCAACCTATGCATTCCATAACCCACTCTAAACTGTTTGGCCAAATGTAATGGCACCATCCCTGGTTCCATCAAAAGTTTGGACAGTCTTGCTCATCCCTAACACATCTCATTCAAGCAACTTTCAGGAGGCACTGGTGAAGGAAGAGAAGGCCTTTACCCTGCTAAGCTACAAGTGATCTTGAGGCACATGTTAATTTTCAAATGGTGCTCTGGAGAAGTAGGGTCAGATCTTCACTATAACAGGAAGCCAAAGTATCAGGTTACATATGGGTCTGGGGAACcttggtcctccagaagttgctgaccTTTTTCGTTTGCTGGCATATTATAATGCTGTGTTGATACTTGTAACCCAATGTCAGGAAGGCTTGGGTCTTACATTTTAACAATTGGGAACTGCTTTCTGGTGGCAGAAAAGATCCAGGAATATCTTgccttttcagaaaaaaaacaaggaaggcccgtagctcagtggtagagcatctgccttgcaagcagaaggtcccaggttcaatcctcagcatctccaggtaggtctgggagagattcctacctgaaaccctggacagccactgccagtcagtgcagacaatactgagctagatgtaccaatggtctgactcagtaaaaaagcagattcctctgttcctatgaccTAGGCTCCAAAATTTATGTGACAATACATCGCCATACCAAATAAAATAGGACTTGAGGATTGCCGTACTaaaaaggttgggaactactggtgtagacagccagcgtggtgtagtggttcgaCTGTCatactaggacctggaagaccagggttcaaatccctactaagCCAATGAGGCTTGGTGGGTgacctcagcctaacctacctcacagggttattgtgaggataaaatggagaggaggaaaaccatgtatgccaccttgagctgcttgaaGGAAATGTGGACTATAAGAAATGAATaagagccatcatgactaatagctatTGACAGAAGGTCCCAAGAGCGCTGACACCAGCTTGAGGCCACCGCCATCTTATGATAGCCATCCCTAGAGCAATGGATCCTGTCTTATTCActccccacaaacacacacacagctcagcccTGGGACATCTGAAGCAAAGAAAGCCCTATCAGCACATGCAGTGCACCTTTGCTTTAGCAGTGTAGAGCCACAGTACATGTGGCATTGAGCAGAAAGGCTTCCAGAAGTGCTTGGACTCCCTTTTTAGAAACATTATACGGCATGAGGAAAAATCTTACACCTTCACCGTTGGTTGGGTCATTCAGCCTTGCTGAGCTAAGCCAGCAAGTTTAGAACTGTAACCTCACGAGTGGGGACAAGAAAAGCTACCCGGTACCTGTTTGACCCCCATCAGCTCTGCGTAGTCGAAGATGAGGAGGATGCTAAAGATGACCAGCCAGGCAATGAAGTGGAGGATAAAGCAGATGAGCGGGACCCAAGTGATCCATGGCTCCGTGCTCGTATTCCAGAGAACGGGACCATCCCGTACTGGCTGCCAGTACCTCATCAGCAACTGCATGGGAAGGAAAAGATGCATTAGATGCTTCTGCACGCACGCCTAACATGGCTGCATTGAGGGACTACACAACGGCAATCACATTGTAGAAACTCCACATCATGCTGGTCCAGGAGGTGTTAACCAAATCACACAAATTGAATGACAGTGATTAAAAAAACAagttaagattctagtcctcattatTACACACTTTGAGAATATCTGTCCACCTCTCCAATGTAATAGAGAAACTTCATTTTACTTCACAAGGCCATCCTGAGTTACCAGTGTGGCTTGGGAACCCCATCTTCAAGACAAAAGCTGTAGCAAAGAGCAAAGACTGGAGTTGGAACTGAAGAATTTGCTTTGGCAATACCACCACACTTCCAAGAAACTGCAGCTTACCAAATCAAAATAGCATTATGCCAGGAAAATGCATTCTGCATACAGAGCTTAGCTTTTCTGATTGGGCAAGAATTCACTCATAGCTTATGTGCTAACTTGCCTATGGGACTCCTTCATCCCCTGGGCCACTATCCTTCAATATTTTCCACCTTGCTGTCCCAAATTGACATTCCTACCTGGAGGGCCAGGGCTGTGCAAAAGACATAGAAAGATCTCTGCAGAACCCCAAAGCAACTGCTGGTCCAGCGTTTGACCCGCTCAGTGGCCATAAGGCTGTGCTGCAGGATGAAGAGGACTATCAAGCCCACATCCACTGTTAGTGGTTGCAGAATCTTGGGGTCCCTCAGGGCAGCTCCCCATTGAGGCCTAGGAGCAGCATCTGCAAAGAGAAGAGGCTCAGTCAAGGTGAGGCCGACTACACATTGTTCAACAGTACTGGGCTGGCAGAGCACCTCAGATAGCAGTCCAGAACCTAATCCCAGAGAAGTATCATTcaccctctctgtctctctcttatcATTATCTTAAAGcaaccttccccaatctggtgttcTCTGGATATCTTGGACTTCAgcgcccatcagccctagccagcataatGAATGGTCAGGGTGGATgaaagctgtagttcaaaacttaTGGATgatactaggttggggaaggctgtctttTAAGTATTGTGAAGCCACTAGATTTATGTGGCCTTACCACATAGAGCAGGAAATAGCACATAAGGACATTTTTACCAAATCATGTTGTTTACGTAGCATTGCTGGAAAAAATTCCAGATCATCCAACATTAACATTAAGGGGGTGAATTTTTtttcaaagcctttgcaaaactgTCACCTAAAAACCTGGTGCTAGCTTCCCATAAAATTCAGTGCTGGGATGGGGGAAAGGGATTCGGACAACTTTAGTACTGGGATTCAAAGTTTCTTAATGAACAATTCTCATTAAAGCCATTCAGATGTTCCTCTCTATGAAACTGAAACTCCATGTCCAAGGGACTAAGCTGTCAGAATGTTTGCAGTCCAAAGtctgtgaaggaagggagagttgACAGTTTGGCTTGGATTAAAACTTCACACAGGTCTCAAGGACAGGAATAGCTTTGTGGGGGGTAGGCTGAGACAAGAACAGGTCCCATGAAAGTAAATGGAGATAGGTTGCTAGGCCTAAACCCTGACAGGACCGGTGGACCTTTAAGAATTGCATAGAAGGGGAACTGTGCCAGTTGTAGCTTTAGCCATCACTGTTATGAGCTGGCAACAAGAGCCAAGTAGTGGTGGTGCAGAGCTAAATTTCACACACTGATTTTAAATAACCagccaatttttttttacttcaggCTTGTAGTTTTAAGTACTACATACACAAAAGACTGCAAATCAGCATAAATCAATGAAGCAGATCTAGAGCACTTTGCTGAAAAGCCACCAGCAGACTATTGTTGGCGTATATGGTATGAAATGACGATTGCCCAGATAAAGCCAACAGGAGTAGAAAAGGCTCCCTGCTTTATTAGATATCCTTTCAACTtgtggaggaggatggggaccagCAACCGTGGAGGTAGGTTCATTCCTCACGCTCCCtcattgcaatcctatacacgcctactgagaaataaatcccattgacttcaatgggatatACACCCAGATACAGGATCACAGCCTAAGCTCTACCAACACCCTCTTCCCCCACACATACATCATCTTACCTTTCAAGCAATCTATATGCCAGCCCTATAGAAAAATTATTATGGGTCCTTGGGAGAATGGGAATTCTggcaacaaaacaatataatctaTATACCAGCCCACTTTACTGAGCAGCAAGCAGCCGAATCCaaagtagttcttcacacagcacacagttcaattactgtggaattcactcctgcAAGAGGTAGAGatgggccaccaacttggatggctttaaaagaggattagacagatttgttttattttcatttatttatttattaaatttatactcctcccttcctcccagaaggagcccaggggtgcaagcaggagcccaggacaccaCAGATTTATGGagactcatggaggataaggctatcactggctactagccatgaaggctctGTTCTTCTTCCACTCAGGGAATCAACAGtggggagtgctgttgcactcaggtcctctttgcgggcttctcataggcatctgggtgAACGCTacaaggacaggatgctggactagttgggctaccagcctgttccagcagggcttttcttatgttcttatgaaaggtgTCAGACGCAAGGATGGAATCTACAGGCAGGGCACTTTTGGGGCAAATGCAGGATGATGCCTTGACCCCCCCCTTACTGCCTTCTTAGTGATCCTCCAACAAAATGTATTGCTCACCAATTGCTGAGCCTTGGTGGGAATAACAACCCTTCTGAGCATTTTGCCTTCTACAGCGGGTGGGATTGACTTTTAAGGCGTGGCAGGAAAGTGATGGAGGAAGGCGCCTGCCACCCACTGTTTCCCCCTTTGGCCTCACCGCCCCACTGTGCCGAAGCCTACCACTGCATCCTTCACACTCACTGTCTTTAGGTAACAAggctgaacatttatttatttctattgacAAGCGTTCCCTTGCTTGAAAAGGCCCAGGGCGAGAAGCAAACTTCAACATGAACcattacaactttttttttttaaaaaaagcagagagCAGAGTTACAACATGAAAAGCTTTCTTATCTGTATCTAGAATTTTTCTTTTAATCAATTGAATGCATTCGTTTTAAAAAGGCTGCTTCAGAGTTTCAGCTTCCTGCTACCCGCCTGGAGTCTTCAGGATCGGAAAAGctaacaagcaaacaaaacctGAAAAATGGAACGGACTGCAAGTCGATCCCCATTTATGGcgaaccttattcatagggtcacggTAAGCTGTACCCAGTgagctgtgtggggaatcgaacactagtctcccaggtcgtagtccaacactctaatcaccacaccaccctggctctcacaaAATCTGAATAGATGGGGATTTTTAAACCCTCTGACAGGGATGGGAAAACCTATGGCCCGCCAAAaggcgttggactacaactcccatcatccctcaccactagccatgctgcctggagctgataGGTGCCGGGATGCCACCGCTGGAGGGCCGTCGGGTCCTCGCTCCAGCTCTCATAGGACCATCTGCACTGCACCCCTATGCAACCCCAAACTCTAATTCCCCCTCCCAGGATCCCTCCGGTTTTCGCCACCCCCGCACCGATTCTGTGTTGGGGAGCCCCGGCCCCCGTCGGCAGCTGCACGAACAGAGCACGAAAGGAAAGGAAGCGTATCAGCTCCACGCCGGTCCCGAAGGTGAAAAGGAAACTGCCCAGGGCCGGGACCATCATCAGGAGTGGCAGAGCAGCCATGGCGGGGAGAACCTTCTCCCGCCGCCTGGAGGAACCGCCCCGCAGGGGGAGGGGCTCCCCTGGAATCCCCACGCCCTCCCATGACGTCACTAACTCGTAGAGCAGAGCGAGGGCATCCCTCCCGCTacaaagagagggggagggggtctTCCGCTAGTAATCTCAGATCCGCCCACAGGCCGAGCGGCGTCACAAGACCGGGATGAAGACTCTCCTCTAGGGATCCCCGCTTTCCTCGTGACGTCACACACCCCGCTAGCCGCTGAAGTCGGGACTCTCGGGGCTTTTGATGTCATACGGGATGCACCCAGAGAGCCGTTCGTTCTGCATCCTTACCCCACCCCGCCCAAATATTCCTCCCCACGGCAAAGAGTTACCCTCCCGGAAATATCGAAGTGGAAGCCTCTTGGATGCCAAAAGCTCCCTCGAGCCTTTTAAGGAGATTCTgcgcctttcctccaagcagtccCCGTCCTTGGAGCCGGGCTAACGGGGACCACAAGCCCCAGGTAGAACGGAATTCTAAGCACAGAAGAGTGTGCAACCGCGCCTGCTCAGAAGTGAGTTCCCTGGGATCAGCTCCCGGGTAAGCGTGCATAGGAATCTCCTCTCCTCACGTACGTAGGGCAGTACCATTGCATTCAATAggtcttctgagtaagcatgcacaggattgcacagtTCCCCCTCCCGTGCCAGTAAGTAACCCAAGTGTATCTATGTGACATTTTGGGGCTCGTTTccccttttaaaacacaattcacAAGAcaagaataaaacatcataaatgacCCATATCAAGAAGTAATAAAACGTTAGTATGCATACTACAGAAGGAACATAAAACACAAAATGCAATAAGATGACATCCTAAAGCCATAAAAGtgtcagcagcagcaataaaacaCTGCCTTCACTGTTCCATTCATCAAAAGCTGGGATTAAAAAGCAAAAGCAGAGGAGGTTGCCTGGGGACCGTTTCTGAGGATTTTGGCCCTTAAACagtgtggagagtgagacagattAATTAATCCACATTATAAAAAACACCTTAGCCTACCGTGAGCCATACTTTGACTTACTGGGTTGTGCCAAACAGTTCAATGAGAGATGCTTAAAAAATCTGAATTTGGCTTTATGGTCCAGAAATGACGTTTCTGATGGCAGAAAAGCTGACATAGGAACggaaacatcagaagctgcctcatactaagtcaaaaccattggtccatctaactcagtattgtctacacagaccggcagtggatctccagggtttcaggcaggagtctcttcccagccctctctggagatgctggggactgaaccggggaccttctgcatgcaatactGATGCTCTGCACTGACCTATGGCTCTTCTAATGCATAAAGTTAGATTGTTAAGAGGTGTAGGAAAACCAAGTGACTTCTGTGCAGTGTGATATGTTTATTTCTTACGTTAATAAGACCGAAATACAATACCCTCCATCAAAGACGGTAATAAATATCTGGAACCTACAGAAAATTGAAATACTATCTGTACAGTAAATGTATGTAGGTATCCTTtatttcttctttcttcctctttcagGTAACACCTATGATATATAATCTTTCCCCTTTGTGACTTCTccctgtttacaaaaattcagaaAACTAATTCATCCACAACTTATGTCAAATTAAAAATATGATTTCATTATAATTATATGTATATTATGCTGTGTAATTGTTGGTTATATTGAATATTGTTATATTTAAAAAACctaataagtttttttaaaaaaaagaggtaaATTGAGGaataaaggaagctgccttagactaagtcaagccattggtccatctagctcactgacTGGCTTACATCAACTACGAAGGGTACTCTCGCCACCAGATGGCAGCTCTAAATTCCAAAAATAGGAAAAgttttgcttttgttgcacttCTTGTTCTGATGACACCTGTAAATGGTTCATCTATCAGGCAACATCTTCTTTCATCCAATCCTGGGAGGCTGAATCATCTGGTGCACCTATCAAGGCTCATCCTCCAAAGGAACAGTTCATTCCAAAAGTGTAGCAAAGTACTGAAGGTGGCATTAGCCCATGTTTTTCATCTTAGCACTTCATGCGTCACTGTTTTGCGACTAAAGGAGGAAAAGGCAGATCCTAatttgtaaaaagagagagatgccAGGATTAACACAAACTGAGATATCACAGCCCTGCCCTGTATCTCAGatatatagtgccttgca is from Rhineura floridana isolate rRhiFlo1 chromosome 3, rRhiFlo1.hap2, whole genome shotgun sequence and encodes:
- the NRM gene encoding nurim — encoded protein: MAALPLLMMVPALGSFLFTFGTGVELIRFLSFRALFVQLPTGAGAPQHRIDAAPRPQWGAALRDPKILQPLTVDVGLIVLFILQHSLMATERVKRWTSSCFGVLQRSFYVFCTALALQLLMRYWQPVRDGPVLWNTSTEPWITWVPLICFILHFIAWLVIFSILLIFDYAELMGVKQVYYHCLGMGDPLAVKSSRAVRLYSHLRHPVYLEFLLIVWAVPCLSLDRLLLALLFTAYLTCAHSLDQQDYLYLRAQLDKKFQIFSREEAAYGDLLAQNGPSVHQEN